One Clostridia bacterium genomic window carries:
- a CDS encoding copper amine oxidase N-terminal domain-containing protein, with translation MKKVITTVLVVLLSLSSVMSVYATNWSSSDIKLSVNDTEINFPDQKPVLDEDTYRTYVPVRFLAENLGAEVYWNQEYGVVEIVNKYIEGKDTKLVHYLRIGSNKFVTARYEHGENIATKVNVYELPEDVFPVILNSRTMLPFRYVAEFLGAQVYYDDSTSTAHCVKRDMTKMDKKVQNKNNSDMGTPVLSTVLGEYWTEELNKYRASKGMKPVVFDGTYADIMAWAAFNQMEHPEIEAAMKELSYVSSGWMHMFEVENKNFLKNVDPALVYELSDGSKLMAGAFRVFVPQYIPNSSYGQKNGYDEYIHGRGYNEIAFTTRSIGHLNIPWETKVDKGVRGQLRKTTYEELTGKWGIKIALKEPYEYENWQLKPLEKNQEYSNVNVFNDEAYRNLVNEAISTWQVSYTHDQAMLGRSYNTTGFAWVGGYCYAGFHW, from the coding sequence ATGAAGAAAGTTATAACAACTGTACTGGTAGTTTTACTATCTCTATCTTCTGTTATGTCTGTTTATGCAACGAATTGGAGCAGTTCAGATATTAAACTTTCGGTAAATGATACTGAAATCAATTTCCCTGACCAGAAACCTGTGTTAGATGAGGACACTTATAGAACTTATGTTCCGGTTAGATTTTTGGCAGAAAATTTAGGTGCAGAAGTTTATTGGAATCAAGAGTATGGTGTTGTGGAAATTGTTAATAAGTATATTGAAGGAAAAGATACTAAACTTGTTCACTATCTTCGGATTGGCTCTAATAAATTTGTTACTGCAAGATATGAACATGGTGAAAATATTGCTACAAAAGTAAATGTTTATGAATTACCAGAGGATGTTTTCCCGGTAATTTTAAATAGCAGAACAATGCTACCATTCAGATATGTTGCTGAATTTTTAGGTGCACAAGTTTATTATGATGATAGTACTTCAACAGCTCATTGTGTCAAAAGAGATATGACAAAAATGGATAAAAAAGTTCAGAATAAAAATAATTCTGATATGGGTACTCCTGTTTTAAGTACTGTTCTTGGTGAGTATTGGACAGAAGAATTAAATAAGTATAGGGCAAGTAAAGGTATGAAACCTGTCGTGTTTGATGGAACATATGCAGATATTATGGCTTGGGCAGCATTTAATCAAATGGAACACCCAGAAATAGAAGCTGCTATGAAAGAGTTATCTTATGTAAGTTCGGGTTGGATGCATATGTTTGAAGTTGAAAATAAAAATTTTTTAAAAAATGTAGACCCTGCACTTGTTTATGAATTGTCAGATGGCAGTAAATTAATGGCAGGAGCATTTAGGGTATTTGTTCCACAATATATTCCCAATTCTTCATATGGTCAAAAAAATGGATATGATGAGTATATTCATGGGCGTGGATATAATGAAATTGCATTTACAACAAGAAGTATTGGACATCTTAATATTCCTTGGGAAACAAAGGTTGATAAAGGAGTAAGGGGGCAATTGAGAAAAACAACATATGAAGAGTTGACAGGAAAATGGGGAATTAAAATTGCTTTAAAAGAACCTTATGAATATGAAAATTGGCAACTAAAACCATTGGAAAAAAATCAGGAATATTCAAATGTAAATGTATTTAACGATGAAGCATATCGTAACCTTGTTAATGAAGCTATTTCTACATGGCAAGTTTCTTATACGCATGACCAAGCAATGTTAGGTAGAAGTTATAACACAACTGGTTTCGCATGGGTTGGTGGTTATTGTTATGCTGGGTTTCATTGGTAA
- a CDS encoding NAD-dependent protein deacylase, with amino-acid sequence MLNKLSDMLRECESIVFFGGAGVSTESGVKDYRSQDGLYNTVKEYGVPPEEILSHDFFFENTETFYDFYRKYFVIEAEPNHAHKALAKLENMGKLKAVITQNIDGLHQKAGSGNVIELHGTASEFYCASCGEKGDADAVLSEIKDGNVPKCACGGVMKPKVVLYGESLYDGVAESAVQYIRNADMLIVGGTSLAVYPAASFVRYFRGKYIVIINKSETGYDDTADLVIRESIGEVLKKVMEKIEAHAYSCNTGTFHT; translated from the coding sequence ATGTTAAATAAGCTTTCAGATATGCTTCGGGAATGCGAAAGCATTGTTTTCTTTGGCGGAGCGGGTGTGTCCACCGAGAGCGGTGTGAAAGATTACCGCAGTCAGGACGGTCTTTACAATACCGTAAAGGAATATGGCGTACCACCCGAGGAGATACTGAGCCATGATTTCTTTTTTGAAAATACCGAAACCTTTTATGATTTTTACAGAAAGTATTTTGTGATTGAGGCAGAGCCGAATCATGCCCACAAGGCACTGGCAAAGCTTGAAAACATGGGAAAACTTAAGGCGGTTATCACACAAAATATAGACGGCTTGCATCAAAAGGCGGGAAGCGGAAATGTCATTGAATTGCACGGCACAGCATCGGAGTTTTACTGTGCTTCCTGTGGTGAAAAGGGAGATGCGGACGCAGTTTTATCCGAAATTAAAGATGGAAACGTACCCAAGTGCGCCTGCGGAGGCGTTATGAAGCCAAAAGTTGTTCTGTATGGTGAAAGTCTGTATGACGGGGTTGCGGAATCGGCTGTGCAGTATATCCGAAATGCCGATATGCTGATTGTGGGTGGTACTTCTCTGGCAGTATATCCTGCCGCCTCCTTTGTTCGGTATTTCAGAGGTAAATATATTGTAATCATCAATAAGTCCGAGACGGGCTACGACGATACTGCTGACCTGGTTATACGGGAAAGCATTGGCGAAGTGCTTAAAAAGGTGATGGAAAAGATTGAAGCGCATGCCTATTCTTGCAACACTGGTACATTTCACACCTGA
- a CDS encoding MmcQ/YjbR family DNA-binding protein: MKTRQEMIAFCLSLAGAYEDYPFHDSNWTVMRHKGNKKMFAAICERMGNIWVNVKCDPNLTHMWRSTYEAVVPAYHMNKLHWNSIILDGSIPETDIKNMVFDSFELTKPKTRCKNVK; the protein is encoded by the coding sequence ATGAAAACAAGACAGGAAATGATAGCGTTTTGTCTGTCGCTTGCAGGTGCATACGAGGACTATCCCTTTCACGATTCCAACTGGACGGTGATGCGCCACAAGGGCAACAAAAAAATGTTTGCCGCAATCTGTGAGCGGATGGGGAATATATGGGTCAATGTCAAGTGCGACCCCAATCTTACCCATATGTGGCGAAGCACCTACGAAGCAGTGGTGCCTGCCTATCACATGAATAAACTGCATTGGAATTCTATTATTCTGGACGGGAGCATCCCTGAAACGGACATAAAAAACATGGTGTTTGACAGCTTTGAGCTGACAAAACCGAAAACGAGGTGCAAAAATGTTAAATAA
- a CDS encoding MGMT family protein: MNTFEKIYEVVKRIPKGRVATYGKVALLAGNPRWARVVGYALHVNPEPETIPCHRVVNREGKVAPGFAFGGEGVQRQLLEKEGIVFEADGRIDLEKYSI; this comes from the coding sequence ATGAATACATTTGAAAAAATATATGAGGTTGTGAAAAGAATCCCGAAAGGCAGGGTTGCGACCTATGGAAAGGTGGCACTGCTTGCAGGGAATCCCCGATGGGCAAGGGTTGTGGGCTATGCGCTGCATGTTAACCCCGAGCCGGAGACGATTCCGTGCCACAGAGTGGTCAATCGTGAGGGCAAGGTTGCACCGGGCTTTGCCTTTGGCGGAGAGGGCGTTCAAAGACAGTTGCTTGAAAAAGAAGGCATTGTTTTTGAAGCGGACGGCAGGATTGATTTGGAGAAATATAGTATTTAA
- a CDS encoding ADP-ribosylglycohydrolase family protein, producing MPLKIIRQDITKMQAFFESESFEDTIRNAISIGGDSDTLAAIAGAVAEAFYGIPEDLKETALSFLDDRLLGITERFVTEVS from the coding sequence ATGCCGCTTAAAATTATAAGACAGGATATAACAAAAATGCAGGCGTTTTTTGAGTCGGAAAGCTTTGAAGATACGATTCGGAATGCCATTTCCATCGGCGGTGACAGCGATACGTTAGCGGCAATTGCAGGAGCTGTGGCAGAAGCATTCTATGGTATCCCCGAGGATTTGAAGGAAACGGCACTTTCCTTTTTGGATGACAGACTTTTAGGCATCACAGAACGATTTGTAACGGAAGTTTCGTAA